The nucleotide sequence CGTCGATGCCGCCGCTCTCGGCTGCAGCGACGGCACGCTGACACCAGGACAGTGCGGCTGGGAACTGACCGACCTCCAGCAATGCCCTACCCAGAATGTGGTAATCCCGCCAGGAGAGGTCGATGTCGGACCAGACATCGGGGGCAATGGCGAAGCCTTGCAGGTCGTCCGCGAGGTCGCTGCGGGCCGGCGCGTCGGCCAGCTCTGCAGCGATCGCGATCATCCGGTCCTTTTGCGCCGTGCGGATGCGGGCCAGGTCCGCCTCCCGTCCCTCCGGTGCGGCGCGGCGCAGAAGATGGGCGGCATAGAGCTGGTGCATGCGCAGCGTTGCGCCGCCTTCCATCAGATGGAGATCCTGGCAGGCGTCGAGATGATCGAGGAACCGCTCCTCGCCCCATCCGGCACCGTCCGCCATGTCGCGGGCAAGCGCATCCCGGTCGATCCGCTGGCAGTTGCGCATCGCGGCCGCATGCAGGAGAAGCTGCGCATCCGGGGCGAGCAGGCCATAGGCCGCCCCGTAGCTCCTTTGCAGATCCTCGCCGATGCCAAGGGCGGAGGAGATCGGGCGGTCGCGCCCGACCGCCTTGGCGAGGACGGCGGAGGCCGGGACGAGCTGGACCGGCAAGCCGCCGAACGCGGCGACCAGGGCGTCGCCATGGCGGGAGGCCGCCGCCTCGCCGGCGATTCCCGCGACGAGGTCCCGGCTTTCGGCGGCCGACAGCGGCGGCACCGGCCAGGCCGGCCACCCCTGCCAGCGCTCGAACAGGCTCGTCACGATGGCGTGGCAGGGCGCGCCGGACGGCGGCAGCCAGGGACGGATCGCGTCGGGGGAGGCGGCGTTGTCGAAGATCAGCAGCGTCTCCTCCGCACACAGGCGATGGACGGTCCATTCGCACTGTTCGGGGATCGGCCGGTCGCCGGGAAATTCCGCACCGAAGCGGTTGCGGCCGATGGCCGCGAGCCCGCCCGGCATCCCGCCGGTGGCATCCAGGAAGTAGCGGCCGCCGGGATAGCGGGCGGCATGGCGCCGGGCATATTCCCGCGCCAGTTCGCTCTTGCCCACGCCGGGC is from Azospirillum thermophilum and encodes:
- a CDS encoding tetratricopeptide repeat protein encodes the protein MPGGLAAIGRNRFGAEFPGDRPIPEQCEWTVHRLCAEETLLIFDNAASPDAIRPWLPPSGAPCHAIVTSLFERWQGWPAWPVPPLSAAESRDLVAGIAGEAAASRHGDALVAAFGGLPVQLVPASAVLAKAVGRDRPISSALGIGEDLQRSYGAAYGLLAPDAQLLLHAAAMRNCQRIDRDALARDMADGAGWGEERFLDHLDACQDLHLMEGGATLRMHQLYAAHLLRRAAPEGREADLARIRTAQKDRMIAIAAELADAPARSDLADDLQGFAIAPDVWSDIDLSWRDYHILGRALLEVGQFPAALSWCQRAVAAAESGGIDGIVDQSSLGMSLHLVGICLSQQGQYDEAMCWYRRAVTAKEEGDIHGRIDQESLGRSLHEVGRCLSRQGRYDEALSWYQRAVTAAETGDIHGRVDQESLGRSLHEVGFCLSQQGQYDEAMPWYQRAVTAKEQGDIHCRVDQGSLGRSLHQIGYCLSQQERYGEAMSWFDRAVAAAGKGDIHGRVDDALLASFRQSAAFCRSKLSE